One part of the Glycine max cultivar Williams 82 chromosome 14, Glycine_max_v4.0, whole genome shotgun sequence genome encodes these proteins:
- the LOC100786033 gene encoding uncharacterized protein isoform X3, with protein sequence MECLYGFASSISRDLVCGAINQLRYPCYFNNLIEELEKEEGNLIVTRNDVQKFVAHANNQTRTTAEVVNHWLQDAENDIDNVNQLLKEARTKKSCCFGHSPNWIWRYCVGKKLANKTRDLEKRIQRGRPYIQIERNTTLPSSTLDILSEKCMNFDSRESSYEKLMEALKDNEVAMIGLYGMGGCGKTTLGMEVTKIAKAEDLFDKVLFVPVSSTVDVPRIQEKIASSMGYGFPENEKGERERAQRLCMRLTQENKLLVILDDVWEKLDFGAIGIPFFEHHKGCKVLITTRSEAVCTSMDCQRMIHLPILTSEEAWALFQEKALITEGTPDTVKHLARLISNECKGLPVAIAAVASTLKGKAEVEWRVALGRLKSSKPMNIEKGLQDPYKCLQLSYDNLDSEEAKSLFLLCSVFPEDYEIPTELLTRCAIGLGVVGEVRSYEEARSEVIAAKIKLMSSCLLLNAFHERVKMHDFHRNVAHLIAKNEDKVIKCELEKDATLEQISVRYLWCVKFPNDLDCSSLEFLCIKTKLEISDQIFRRMENLRVMYLDNGGWHKLPLSTMTFKTLKNLRCLILSNWVLSDISFISDMKKLECLALSDCYLPSFLELQNDGVVAQLTNLKSLMLYKCDMETNNFDVVRRIPRLEELCIINRQQEWDVYNENTIKFSNTFSVPQELQWYTIKLGSLRQDDEDDDANFISHKRTLLLSCFHISNKAIKDLAKKAKVLSIANTQGGAKNIIPDIFQLEKGDIHELNKLEICNSKEIECLVDTSNHLSEVGILFSELLKLKICKMDQLRVLWHGCIPPSGPFEKLEKLNLSNCAQLTSFFTHAIVQSHVQSTIFQNLQEVIISGCRELKYVFSANTVRGLPQLKVLKIKDCNQLDQIVEDIVPSTPDMNYPLAHQDQKQELDEIIQDEQHQQFLNPHFEPNQLEIFPESTAIPGSFTLSSLTTLELRSCPTLGSLFTASTAKTLTSLEELIIEDCDGLKHILTRERGHKNQKENLVEDDREFQSDISMFLGLKRLSIEGCDLQHILSVSFVGYQAKLEDIRNKETHNNFEHLQRKNIQIGQVRLKLKKLELYDLPQMTYIWVASKSSLFLQYLKTLDIEECAKLEVIFPSCVLRCLPKLKHLEIRECTELKQIIEEDVTDKKLSDHSTQPCFPKLVDLVVKECHKLKRFFSASSSSDLLNLEVLIIDGATELEEIIGFEQGFSRNSFAFRNLGTLNITRCAKLEVIFPLSVLRCLSELKRLEIRQCKELKQIIEEDKKMSNLVSLEPCFPKLEVVVVEQCHKLKRFFSAYASNDLPNLELLIIDGAAELEELIGFKRGKGGEIEKAKVELPKLKLFIFMQLPTLHQGTELLTVKHRIVHNCPKLSLTSTTTLRELCANIPYSDFENIGLSPLDFVYSICNMIESDEVSTSSGTNELPSSQINEKSENDFIGNIPGSEAQAAATSTNSEPNKRPTPSPLDNCQRETHSHELVDGQSTSQSYFTDQQRPLGKTESAIGIPQHEQNPAPENTSPFQMNLEDPSTSKSKPPSPQVNDNNQFVLGSITETVREHKQFESRVTVFETGECPELERENKRTSNLQKLEQKLSPISSPNMIEFLDKESSNEAGFPDQHALGESMNIEETGKESIQEGHPLEGATVKTLSTGVGSISLGSGVVTLTDISSRDILAQDFQIQEIMPCQEIQIQEGLNLMDKQEGTGIISNNSIEVSPDIRTRLGAYKHFVDLDDTQVALLEEAVKKYPHLWNTCEMCSERFQALMLKSLAEILLFLRNETAVSITPQRKNEFHRLCNVAVQLGFERSWVDEMHQRVVARDPELDNARAAIRKLLKRRDHLTQELRDIQNELKILDDFLDAQTKCFDF encoded by the exons ATGGAATGCCTTTACGGTTTTGCATCTTCTATTTCAAGAGATTTAGTGTGCGGAGCAATAAATCAATTACGTTATCCTTGTTATTTTAACAATTTGATTGAAGAGCTTGAGAAAGAAGAGGGCAATTTGATTGTAACGAGAAATGATGTCCAAAAATTTGTTGCACATGCCAATAACCAAACGAGAACGACTGCTGAAGTTGTTAACCACTGGCTACAGGATGCTGAGAATGACATAGACAATGTGAATCAGTTGCTGAAAGAggcaagaacaaaaaaaagttgttgTTTTGGGCACTCTCCAAATTGGATTTGGCGATACTGTGTAGGAAAGAAGTTAGCAAATAAAACTAGGGACCTTGAAAAGCGCATTCAAAGAGGTAGACCATATATTCAAATTGAACGCAATACTACACTTCCTTCTAGCACACTTGATATTCTCTCGGAAAAATGTATGAATTTTGACAGTAGAGAATCTTCTTATGAGAAACTAATGGAAGCACTGAAAGATAATGAGGTTGCCATGATTGGTTTGTATGGGATGGGGGGTTGTGGTAAAACCACGTTAGGAATGGAAGTAACGAAGATAGCAAAAGCAGAGGATCTTTTTGACAAAGTGCTTTTTGTGCCTGTGTCTAGTACAGTAGATGTTCCAAGGATCCAAGAAAAAATTGCTAGTTCGATGGGGTATGGGTTTCCAGAAAATGAAAagggagaaagggagagagccCAGCGCTTATGCATGAGATTAACCCAAGAAAATAAGCTACTAGTGATTTTGGATGATGTGTGGGAGAAGCTTGATTTTGGTGCCATAGGGATTCCCTTCTTTGAACACCATAAAGGTTGCAAGGTTCTCATTACCACTAGATCAGAAGCAGTTTGTACTTCAATGGATTGCCAAAGAATGATTCACTTGCCAATCTTAACTAGTGAAGAAGCGTGGGCTCTTTTCCAAGAGAAAGCACTTATAACAGAAGGCACCCCTGATACCGTAAAACATTTggcaagattaatttcaaatgAATGTAAAGGACTGCCAGTTGCCATTGCAGCTGTTGCTAGCACTTTGAAAGGCAAGGCTGAAGTGGAATGGAGGGTTGCATTGGGTAGATTAAAAAGTTCTAAGCCGATGAATATTGAAAAAGGTTTGCAAGATCCCTACAAATGCTTGCAATTGAGCTACGATAATTTGGATAGTGAAGAAGCCAAATCACTTTTCTTGTTGTGTTCTGTATTCCCTGAAGATTATGAAATTCCAACTGAACTTTTAACAAGATGCGCAATAGGGTTAGGCGTAGTTGGAGAAGTTCGCTCATATGAAGAGGCAAGGAGTGAAGTGATTGCAGCCAAAATTAAGCTCATGAGTTCTTGTTTATTGTTGAATGCATTTCATGAACGTGTCAAAATGCACGATTTTCATCGCAATGTAGCCCACTTGATAGCAAAGAATGAGGATAAGGTCATTAAGTGCGAATTGGAGAAGGATGCGACTTTGGAGCAAATTTCAGTAAGATATCTATGGTGTGTGAAATTTCCAAATGATTTGGACTGTTCCAGTCTTGAGTTTCTTtgcataaaaacaaaattggaaATATCAGATCAAATTTTCAGAAGAATGGAAAATCTTAGAGTTATGTatcttgacaatggagggtggcACAAACTACCATTGTCAACAATGACatttaaaacattgaaaaatCTTCGTTGTCTAATCCTTAGCAATTGGGTATTAAGTGACATCTCATTTATAAGTGATATGAAGAAACTTGAGTGCCTTGCATTGTCTGATTGTTATTTGCCTTCATTCCTTGAATTACAAAATGATGGTGTAGTTGCACAACTAACCAACTTGAAATCGTTAATGTTATATAAATGTGACATGGAGACGAATAATTTTGATGTGGTCAGAAGAATCCCACGGCTAGAAGAATTGTGCATCATTAATAGACAGCAAGAATGGGATGTTTACAATGAAAACACCATTAAATTCTCTAACACGTTTAGTGTCCCCCAAGAACTGCAATGGTATACAATAAAATTAGGAAGCCTACGCcaagatgatgaagatgatgatgcaaATTTTATCTCCCATAAAAGAACTCTATTGCTTAGCTGTTTTCACATATCAAATAAGGCGATTAAGGATTTGGCAAAAAAAGCAAAGGTTCTATCCATAGCAAATACTCAGGGAGGTGCAAAAAATATAATCCCTGATATATTTCAATTGGAAAAAGGAGATATTCATGAGTTGAATAAGCTCGAGATATGTAATTCTAAGGAGATAGAGTGTTTGGTTGACACTAGCAATCATTTGAGTGAGGTGGGAATTCTCTTCTCCGAGTTGCTTAAGCTGAAAATATGCAAGATGGATCAATTAAGAGTTTTATGGCATGGTTGTATACCTCCTAGTGGCCCTTTTGAGAAATTAGAGAAGCTAAATTTAAGTAATTGTGCACAGTTGACATCTTTCTTCACGCATGCTATTGTCCAAAGTCATGTGCAATCCACAATCTTCCAAAATCTTCAAGAAGTGATTATAAGTGGATGTAGAGAATTAAAGTATGTCTTCTCAGCCAATACTGTTCGAGGCCTACCTCAACTGAAAGTGTTGAAGATAAAAGATTGCAATCAACTAGATCAAATAGTTGAGGATATTGTCCCATCAACACCTGATATGAATTATCCACTTGCACACCAGGATCAAAAACAAGAATTAGATGAAATCATTCAAGATGAGCAACATCAACAGTTTTTGAATCCTCATTTTGAACCTAATCAATTGGAAATTTTCCCAGAAAGTACTGCAATTCCAG GATCGTTTACTCTATCCAGCCTTACAACCCTTGAACTAAGATCATGTCCGACATTGGGCTCATTGTTTACGGCATCCACGGCTAAAACCTTGACTTCATTGGAAGAATTAATTATAGAAGATTGTGATGGTTTGAAGCATATCCTAACTCGTGAAAGAGGtcataaaaatcaaaaggaaaacCTCGTTGAGGATGATCGTGAATTTCAGAGTGATATTTCAATGTTCTTAGGTTTGAAACGGCTATCCATCGAAGGGTGTGATTTACAACATATATTATCTGTCTCTTTTGTTGGATACCAGGCGAAATTAGAAGATATAAGAAATAAAGAGACTCataataattttgaacatcTTCAGCGAAAAAACATTCAGATTGGACAAGTGCGTTTGAAGTTAAAAAAGTTGGAGTTGTACGACCTACCTCAAATGACTTATATTTGGGTGGCTTCCAAGAGTTCACTTTTCCTCCAATATCTTAAAACATTAGACATAGAGGAATGTGCAAAATTGGAAGTAATCTTTCCATCGTGTGTTTTACGATGCCTACCAAAATTGAAGCATCTAGAGATAAGAGAATGCACAGAATTAAAGCAGATCATCGAAGAGGACGTGACTGATAAAAAATTGTCAGATCATTCTACACAGCCATGCTTCCCAAAGCTAGTAGATTTGGTTGTCAAAGAATGCCACAAGTTGAAACGTTTCTTCTCTGCGTCTTCATCTAGTGATCTTCTCAACCTGGAGGTTCTTATCATAGATGGAGCCACTGAACTAGAAGAGATTATTGGATTTGAACAAGGATTTTCCAGGAATTCTTTTGCCTTCCGAAATCTTGGAACATTAAATATAACGAGATGTGCAAAATTGGAAGTAATATTTCCTCTGAGTGTTTTAAGATGCCTATCAGAGTTGAAGCGTCTAGAGATAAGACAATGCAAAGAATTAAAGCAGATCAtcgaagaagataaaaaaatgtcaaatcttGTTTCTCTAGAACCATGTTTCCCAAAACTAGAAGTGGTGGTTGTTGAACAATGCCACAAGTTGAAACGTTTCTTCTCTGCATATGCATCTAACGACCTTCCCAACCTAGAGCTTCTGATCATAGATGGAGCCGCTGAACTAGAAGAACTTATTGGATTTAAACGTGGAAAAGGTGGTGAGATAGAAAAGGCCAAAGTTGAACTTCCAAAACtgaaactttttatatttatgcaacTCCCAACCCTTCACCAAGGGACTGAATTGCTGACTGTAAAGCATCGCATTGTCCACAATTGTCCAAAACTCTCTTTGACTTCAACGACTACTCTTCGGGAGCTCTGTGCAAATATTCCTTATTCAG ATTTCGAAAACATTGGACTTTCGCCGTTGGACTTTGTCTACTCGATTTGTAATATGATTGAATCAGATGAAGTTTCTACAAGTAGCGGCACGAATGAGTTGCCTTCATCACAG ATTAATGAAAAATCAGAGAACGATTTTATTGGGAATATTCCTGGTTCAGAAGCACAGGCTGCTGCAACTTCAACAAATTCAGAGCCGAATAAAAGGCCAACCCCAAGTCCCTTGGATAATTGTCAACGTGAAACACATTCACAT GAGTTGGTGGATGGGCAATCAACGAGTCAATCATATTTTACAGACCAACAAAGGCCACTTGGAAAAACTGAAAGTGCCATTGGAATTCCTCAG cATGAGCAGAATCCCGCGCCAGAAAACACTTCTCCATTTCAAATGAACCTAGAAGATCCATCAACATCCAAAAGTAAACCACCTTCTCCACAAGTCAATGATAACAATCAATTTGTACTGGGAAGCATAACTGAAACAGTACGTGAACATAAGCAATTTGAAAGCAGAGTAACTGTGTTCGAAACAGGCGAGTGCCCTGAattagagagagaaaacaaaaggaCATCAAACTTACAAAAACTGGAGCAAAAATTGTCACCCATTTCTTCTCCAAACATGATAGAG tTCCTGGATAAAGAATCAAGCAATGAAGCAGGTTTTCCAGACCAACATGCACTTGGAGAATCAATG AATATTGAGGAAACAGGAAAAGAAAGCATTCAAGAGGGGCATCCGTTAGAGGGAGCTACGGTAAAAACGTTGTCAACTGGTGTAGGAAGCATTAGCTTGGGTAGCGGTGTTGTGACTCTCACCGACATTAGTAGCAGGGACATACTTGCACAAGATTTCCAAATCCAAGAAATAATGCCATGTCAAgaaatccaaatccaagaagGGTTGAACCTGATGGATAAACAAGAGGGAACAGGCATTATTTCTAATAACAGCATTGAGGTTTCTCCAG ATATCCGTACAAGATTGGGAGCATATAAGCACTTTGTTGATCTGGATGATACACAAGTTGCTCTGCTGGAGGAGGCAGTAAAAAAATATCCTCATCTTTGGAATACTTGTGAGATGTGTAGTGAGCGCTTTCAAGCTTTGATGTTAAAATCTTTGGCAGAAATTTTGTTGTTCCTCCGGAATGAAACTGCAGTTAGTATTACTCCTCAGAGAAAAAATGAGTTCCATAGACTATGCAATGTAGCTGTTCAACTTGGATTTGAGAGGTCATGGGTTGATGAAATGCATCAACGTGTTGTAGCGAGGGATCCTGAGTTGGACAATGCACGAGCAGCAATCCGGAAGCTTCTTAAGAGGCGTGATCATTTAACTCAGGAACTACGCGACATACAGAATGAACTTAAGATTCTTGATGACTTTCTTGATGCCCAGACAAAATGTTTCGACTTTTGA